A region from the Sphingopyxis lindanitolerans genome encodes:
- a CDS encoding phytanoyl-CoA dioxygenase family protein, translating into MLVHTDLAGRPAPHSTAGRELLRHGYTILRGAAPASLINGVAHDLEPRFAATPFCEGSFYGERTKRFGRLLIRSPLIGELVMHKAILDLAELALGNWCERIQLNLAQAIELHPGALAQFPHRDQDMWQGSLGEVEYLVNVMWPLTEFTESNGATLIWPRSHGLEALVEEPAEPPIVAEAEPGGAIVFLGSTLHGAGENRSSAVRRGIIVSYCLGWLKPYENQWLAYPPEVAKQFPADLAALAGYVQHRPNLGNFEGQCPSVLFGGYPTEPLAAIDALRPDQDALLADYVAGQRDGGEDLAA; encoded by the coding sequence ATGTTGGTTCATACGGACCTGGCGGGACGGCCCGCCCCCCATTCGACCGCCGGACGTGAGCTGCTCCGGCATGGCTATACCATCCTGCGCGGGGCAGCACCCGCGTCGCTGATCAACGGTGTAGCGCACGACCTCGAACCACGGTTCGCCGCGACGCCCTTTTGCGAAGGCAGCTTTTACGGCGAGCGCACGAAGCGCTTCGGGCGCTTGCTCATCCGCTCGCCGCTTATTGGAGAGCTCGTGATGCACAAAGCGATCCTCGATCTCGCCGAACTCGCGCTCGGCAATTGGTGCGAGCGGATCCAGCTCAACCTCGCCCAGGCGATCGAGCTCCATCCAGGCGCGCTGGCGCAATTTCCGCATCGCGATCAGGACATGTGGCAGGGGTCCCTCGGCGAGGTAGAATATCTCGTCAATGTCATGTGGCCGCTGACCGAATTCACCGAATCGAACGGGGCGACACTGATCTGGCCGCGGAGCCACGGGCTTGAGGCGCTCGTCGAAGAGCCGGCCGAGCCTCCGATCGTCGCGGAGGCGGAGCCGGGCGGTGCGATCGTCTTTCTCGGCTCGACCCTTCACGGCGCGGGTGAAAACCGGAGCAGCGCGGTTCGGCGCGGCATTATCGTCAGCTACTGTCTTGGCTGGCTGAAGCCCTACGAGAATCAATGGCTCGCTTATCCCCCCGAGGTGGCGAAGCAATTCCCGGCAGATCTCGCGGCGCTCGCGGGCTATGTCCAGCACCGGCCCAATCTCGGTAATTTCGAGGGCCAATGCCCCTCGGTCCTGTTCGGCGGCTATCCGACCGAACCTCTGGCCGCAATCGATGCTCTTCGTCCCGATCAGGACGCGTTGCTTGCAGATTATGTGGCCGGTCAACGAGACGGTGGCGAGGACCTTGCGGCATGA
- a CDS encoding ParB/RepB/Spo0J family partition protein codes for MTKHAKITLSGARDIPFSALMLSQANVRRVKAGVSIDGLASDIERRGLLQSLTVRAQRDDEGNETGRYEVPAGGRRFRALQQLVKQRRMAKTEPVPCIVRDDDAVSAEEDSLAENVHREPLHPLDQFRAMQKLVEQGSDIETVAATFMVTPAVVKQRLKLADVSPKLHDIYAEDGMTLDQLMAFSVASDHARQEQVWDMLQTSHNQQPWFIRARLTEDKVRASDKRVRFVTLEAYLAAGGHVLRDLFESDDGGWLEDVALLDRLQTEKFETELAAIAAEGWKWVEAAVDFPYGHTFGLRPLDGEEPASSEDDETRLEALREEADRLEDQWAGEDEIPDEVAARIQAIDEEIAPLVSKPLIYDAAEVAIAGAFVSIDVDGSLHVERGFVRPEDEPAEVTDDAEVAAEEGESDQDRGGEDEEAGSAEGSADEDHPDDLLRPLPDRLVTDLTAHRTLALRDAVASSPLVAFAAMLHALVLETFYTYATSGSCLGIAMRSNRLIGYGTGLNDTASAKAIHERHESWSTRLPDDTTELWTALTAFNADEQAAIFAHCVSFGIDAVWEPATQHNQGRVSARAVANRIEHSHILARAANLDMVAAGWTATVANYLGRVTKPQILAAVDEACGADVAVRLGGMKKPEMASAAEELLQGKGWLAKPLRTPEPAIAADQDPANDDEAADTDGHDGEAIDAVAAE; via the coding sequence ATGACGAAACATGCGAAGATCACGCTCAGTGGCGCGCGGGACATCCCGTTCAGTGCCCTCATGCTGAGCCAGGCCAATGTGCGGCGCGTCAAGGCCGGCGTGTCGATCGACGGCCTTGCGAGTGACATCGAACGGCGCGGCCTGCTCCAGAGCCTGACAGTTCGGGCGCAGCGCGACGATGAGGGCAACGAGACGGGGCGCTACGAAGTCCCTGCCGGCGGGCGCCGCTTCCGGGCGCTGCAGCAACTCGTGAAGCAGCGCCGCATGGCCAAGACGGAACCGGTGCCCTGTATCGTGCGCGACGATGACGCCGTGTCGGCCGAAGAAGATTCGCTGGCCGAGAATGTCCATCGCGAGCCTTTGCACCCGCTCGACCAATTTCGCGCCATGCAGAAGCTCGTGGAACAGGGCAGCGACATCGAAACCGTCGCGGCGACCTTCATGGTCACACCGGCAGTCGTGAAGCAGCGGCTCAAGCTCGCCGACGTGTCGCCGAAGCTGCACGACATCTATGCCGAAGACGGCATGACCCTCGATCAGTTGATGGCCTTCTCGGTTGCGAGCGATCATGCGCGGCAGGAACAGGTCTGGGACATGCTCCAGACGAGTCACAATCAGCAGCCCTGGTTCATTCGCGCTCGCCTCACCGAAGACAAGGTGCGCGCGTCGGACAAGCGGGTGCGCTTCGTGACGCTCGAAGCCTATCTCGCGGCGGGCGGTCATGTCCTGCGCGATCTCTTCGAATCCGATGACGGCGGCTGGCTCGAGGATGTCGCACTGCTCGATCGCTTGCAGACCGAAAAGTTTGAAACAGAGCTTGCGGCGATTGCGGCGGAGGGCTGGAAGTGGGTCGAGGCCGCGGTCGACTTTCCCTACGGGCACACCTTCGGGCTCCGTCCGCTCGATGGCGAGGAGCCTGCTTCGAGCGAGGACGACGAGACGCGGCTCGAGGCGCTCCGCGAGGAAGCCGACCGGCTCGAAGATCAGTGGGCCGGTGAAGACGAAATCCCCGATGAAGTCGCCGCCCGCATCCAGGCGATCGATGAGGAGATCGCGCCGCTCGTGTCGAAGCCGCTCATCTACGATGCCGCCGAGGTTGCCATCGCAGGCGCTTTCGTCAGCATCGATGTGGACGGATCGCTTCATGTCGAACGCGGTTTCGTTCGGCCCGAGGACGAGCCCGCCGAGGTGACCGACGATGCCGAGGTGGCCGCCGAAGAAGGCGAGAGCGATCAGGATCGCGGGGGCGAGGACGAAGAAGCTGGTTCGGCAGAAGGCAGTGCCGACGAAGACCATCCCGACGATCTCCTTCGCCCGCTGCCGGACAGGCTCGTCACCGACTTGACGGCACACCGGACGCTTGCGCTCCGCGATGCCGTGGCGTCGAGCCCGCTGGTCGCTTTCGCTGCGATGCTGCACGCGCTGGTTCTCGAGACCTTCTACACTTACGCGACGTCGGGGAGCTGTCTTGGCATCGCAATGCGCAGCAATCGGCTGATCGGCTATGGGACAGGCCTCAACGATACGGCGTCGGCAAAGGCAATCCATGAGCGGCACGAAAGCTGGTCGACGCGGCTGCCCGACGACACGACCGAACTCTGGACGGCACTGACGGCCTTCAATGCCGATGAGCAGGCCGCGATTTTCGCGCACTGTGTGTCGTTCGGCATCGATGCGGTGTGGGAGCCGGCGACCCAACATAATCAGGGTCGCGTCTCGGCGCGCGCGGTCGCGAACCGCATCGAGCACTCGCATATCCTCGCGCGGGCGGCGAACCTCGACATGGTGGCGGCAGGTTGGACGGCGACTGTCGCCAATTATCTCGGCCGCGTGACCAAGCCGCAAATCCTCGCGGCGGTTGACGAAGCCTGCGGAGCGGACGTCGCGGTTCGTCTCGGCGGCATGAAGAAGCCCGAGATGGCAAGCGCTGCCGAAGAGCTCCTGCAGGGCAAGGGGTGGCTCGCCAAGCCGCTCCGCACGCCGGAACCGGCAATTGCGGCGGATCAAGATCCGGCAAATGACGACGAGGCGGCTGATACCGACGGTCACGATGGCGAAGCCATCGACGCCGTGGCAGCCGAATAG
- a CDS encoding benenodin family lasso peptide, translated as MNRETNDIVELGSVSTETAGDFGPPVEIGGKDLQNGISLD; from the coding sequence ATGAACCGCGAAACCAATGACATCGTCGAACTGGGCTCGGTGAGCACCGAAACCGCCGGCGACTTCGGTCCGCCCGTCGAAATCGGCGGCAAGGACCTGCAGAACGGCATCAGCCTCGACTGA
- a CDS encoding DUF6878 family protein, giving the protein MTDEKPSTALTPRPEALEFLERYQSFEVRAAELQPVNKAALFSALKACDIAKIIVRFDGYGDSGQIEEVTAFLADDQECALPDELVELQKIQFGEEAQLAVRTSLTEAIEAIAYAYLASTHSGWENNEGAFGQFLFDVSAGTVTLDYNERYETSENFSHEF; this is encoded by the coding sequence ATGACCGATGAAAAGCCCTCGACAGCCCTTACGCCGCGTCCCGAGGCGCTTGAATTTCTAGAGCGCTACCAATCGTTTGAAGTGCGAGCAGCAGAACTGCAACCCGTCAATAAGGCGGCGCTTTTCTCTGCACTCAAGGCTTGTGACATCGCGAAGATCATCGTCCGCTTCGACGGATACGGAGACAGTGGGCAAATTGAGGAGGTGACCGCATTTCTCGCTGACGATCAGGAATGCGCGCTTCCGGACGAACTTGTTGAGCTTCAGAAGATTCAATTCGGTGAGGAGGCCCAGTTGGCGGTTCGCACTTCGCTCACCGAAGCGATCGAAGCGATCGCATACGCATACCTCGCGTCCACCCACAGTGGCTGGGAAAACAATGAAGGCGCTTTTGGCCAGTTCCTCTTTGACGTGTCGGCGGGGACGGTCACGCTCGATTATAATGAGCGCTACGAGACGAGCGAAAACTTCAGCCACGAATTCTGA
- a CDS encoding acyl-homoserine-lactone synthase, producing MLRIIDHQNRASEHRALRSMFEARKRVFIDLLKWDIPALAGRFELDHFDDVDATYLIVTDADGEHLASARLLLTTRPALLDSLFPELVDGPVPRGADVLEITRFCLSPGIGARQRRIARDSLLVGLAEFALANGIRTFTGVAELAWFRQVEGFGWDCRPLGPPQLHSGAALVALRIDIDGSTISRLAAAGIISKAVAVSAARAA from the coding sequence ATGTTGCGTATCATCGATCACCAAAACCGCGCGAGCGAACATCGGGCCCTTCGCTCGATGTTCGAGGCGCGAAAGCGCGTCTTCATCGACCTTCTCAAATGGGATATTCCGGCGCTCGCGGGCCGGTTCGAACTCGATCATTTCGACGATGTCGATGCCACCTATCTCATCGTGACCGATGCCGATGGCGAGCATCTTGCCTCGGCGCGGCTGCTTCTCACCACGCGGCCGGCGCTTCTCGACAGCCTGTTCCCCGAGCTCGTCGATGGACCGGTGCCGCGGGGCGCGGACGTCCTGGAAATCACGCGCTTCTGCCTTTCGCCGGGGATTGGCGCGCGGCAGCGGAGGATAGCGCGTGATTCCCTTCTAGTCGGTCTCGCTGAATTCGCGCTCGCCAATGGAATCCGGACTTTTACCGGTGTCGCCGAACTTGCCTGGTTCCGTCAGGTCGAGGGCTTCGGTTGGGATTGCCGCCCGCTCGGCCCGCCACAGTTGCACAGCGGCGCGGCGCTCGTGGCGCTGCGCATCGACATCGACGGTTCGACAATCTCGCGGCTCGCGGCGGCGGGCATCATCAGCAAGGCGGTCGCGGTCTCCGCGGCGCGCGCAGCGTGA
- a CDS encoding GntR family transcriptional regulator, translating into MERVYLDLKARIVGGAYPPGTRLDPFHLAKRLAASPTPVREALHRLSGERIVDSWHQEGFRQPIFAESDLCDLYRWSGALLALALRDPALQKSETAAMLPTMEIEDYPARVARLYRAVALLNGNREIRFAIANMIDRSEFFRAAEARTDPVASEEIASMETAFLQERWADLRRKSAAFHRRRVARAGRVAAELRPRSQTIE; encoded by the coding sequence ATGGAGCGGGTCTATCTCGACCTCAAGGCGAGAATTGTCGGCGGCGCCTATCCGCCCGGCACGCGCCTCGATCCCTTCCACCTTGCCAAGCGGCTCGCGGCGAGTCCGACCCCAGTGCGCGAGGCGCTCCACCGCCTGTCGGGTGAGCGCATTGTCGATAGCTGGCACCAGGAAGGCTTTCGCCAGCCGATCTTCGCCGAGTCCGATCTTTGCGATCTTTATCGTTGGTCCGGAGCACTTCTCGCGCTCGCGCTTCGCGATCCGGCACTTCAAAAGTCCGAGACCGCGGCAATGCTTCCGACAATGGAAATTGAGGACTATCCGGCGCGAGTCGCCCGGCTGTACCGTGCCGTCGCTCTCCTCAACGGCAATCGCGAGATTCGCTTCGCAATCGCCAATATGATCGACCGAAGCGAGTTTTTCCGCGCGGCAGAGGCGCGCACCGACCCCGTTGCAAGCGAGGAAATCGCCTCGATGGAGACGGCCTTTCTGCAAGAACGCTGGGCCGATCTTCGCAGGAAAAGTGCGGCTTTTCACCGCCGGCGCGTAGCTCGCGCGGGACGGGTCGCCGCCGAGCTCCGGCCCCGGTCGCAAACAATCGAATGA
- a CDS encoding helix-turn-helix transcriptional regulator, which yields MPTIDAAHAFELEFARAKTRAELADLLREACALMGCAWFALSHHLDFLAAPDKGVRVHNYPEEWAYWFDQNRLGPSDPVHRASQRSRAGFLWHDMRRYDAPRPGDETILAEAERHGIGDGLTVPAHIPGDAHGSVSFAWRPGCAAEPDALQFARMIGGAAFEAADSIANPDRMHIGPRLTSRQRQCLIRAAQGNPIWRIGRHLELSPDTVREHLRNARQRYGVNGGTMLAVRALYDGDISFVDIARR from the coding sequence ATGCCGACGATCGACGCCGCCCACGCCTTCGAGCTTGAATTCGCGCGTGCAAAGACCCGAGCCGAGCTTGCCGATCTGCTGCGCGAGGCCTGCGCCTTGATGGGCTGCGCCTGGTTCGCGCTCAGTCACCATCTGGATTTTCTCGCCGCGCCCGACAAGGGCGTGCGTGTTCACAATTATCCGGAGGAATGGGCCTATTGGTTCGATCAGAACCGACTGGGGCCATCGGATCCGGTGCACCGGGCGAGCCAGCGCAGCAGAGCTGGCTTTCTCTGGCACGATATGCGTCGCTACGACGCACCGCGCCCGGGCGACGAGACCATCCTCGCTGAGGCCGAGCGCCATGGCATCGGCGACGGGCTAACGGTGCCGGCGCATATTCCGGGTGACGCCCATGGCTCGGTGTCCTTTGCATGGCGGCCGGGATGTGCTGCCGAACCGGATGCGCTGCAATTTGCCCGCATGATCGGCGGCGCTGCCTTCGAAGCGGCGGACAGCATCGCCAATCCCGACCGCATGCATATTGGTCCGCGCCTGACCAGCCGGCAGCGGCAATGTCTGATCCGGGCCGCCCAAGGCAATCCGATCTGGCGGATCGGACGCCATCTCGAACTCTCGCCCGACACCGTGCGCGAGCATTTGCGCAACGCCCGGCAGCGCTATGGCGTCAACGGTGGCACCATGCTTGCGGTGCGGGCGCTTTACGATGGCGACATCAGTTTCGTCGACATCGCTCGCCGTTAA
- a CDS encoding tetratricopeptide repeat protein, which translates to MATLGLNPQEKEAVDAFRRDVVDPSMTKLVILDFWAEWCGPCKQLGPVLEKVAEDYADKGVVLVKVDVDANGFIASQFQVQSIPTVYAIFQGQPVANLTNARTESQIKTMLDQLLAQLPIESEASTRAVEIAPLIEMGEAVLAEGDGPRAAGIFSQIVEMAPDNAAAHGGMIRALLLAGEAEAAQAALDAVPAEVASDPAIAQARSALALAADAPDAGELAGFEAAVAANPDDHRARFDLAAAQIGAGQRDAAADNLLHIVAADREWDEGAARAKLLSLFEAVGLEDPWVAAQRRRLSLILFG; encoded by the coding sequence GTGGCCACTCTCGGTCTGAACCCGCAAGAGAAAGAAGCCGTCGACGCCTTTCGCCGCGATGTCGTCGACCCGTCGATGACCAAGCTCGTCATCCTCGATTTCTGGGCCGAATGGTGCGGGCCGTGCAAGCAGCTCGGCCCGGTGCTCGAAAAGGTCGCCGAGGATTATGCCGACAAGGGCGTCGTCCTCGTCAAGGTCGACGTCGATGCGAACGGCTTCATCGCCAGCCAGTTCCAGGTCCAGTCGATCCCGACCGTCTATGCGATCTTTCAGGGCCAGCCGGTCGCCAACCTGACCAACGCCCGGACCGAAAGCCAGATCAAGACGATGCTCGACCAATTGCTTGCGCAATTGCCGATCGAGAGCGAAGCGAGCACCCGCGCGGTCGAGATCGCGCCGCTGATCGAAATGGGCGAGGCCGTGCTGGCGGAGGGTGACGGGCCGCGCGCCGCGGGCATTTTTTCGCAGATCGTCGAGATGGCACCCGACAACGCCGCAGCGCACGGCGGTATGATTCGCGCGCTGCTGCTCGCGGGCGAGGCCGAAGCCGCCCAGGCAGCGCTCGACGCGGTGCCCGCCGAGGTCGCGAGCGATCCCGCGATCGCGCAGGCGAGAAGCGCGCTGGCGCTGGCCGCCGACGCACCCGATGCGGGCGAACTCGCTGGCTTCGAGGCCGCGGTCGCGGCGAACCCTGACGACCATCGGGCGCGCTTCGACCTCGCCGCCGCGCAGATCGGTGCCGGACAGCGCGATGCCGCCGCCGACAATCTGCTCCATATCGTCGCCGCCGACCGCGAATGGGACGAAGGCGCCGCGCGCGCCAAGCTGTTGTCGCTGTTCGAAGCGGTTGGGCTCGAAGACCCGTGGGTCGCGGCGCAGCGCCGCCGCCTGTCGCTGATCCTGTTCGGCTGA
- a CDS encoding DUF6915 family protein, whose product MGHCYHHALSSVKKWGGEAEDYLSLHQWFDEPSKLITADFRHRALRHHAEGIFMLERFFGPAIHISSGRIVPVRLIGEQHVREDLGFIPSFADWVRCIRPEPWMGKAQPIHAAVDRFAAVA is encoded by the coding sequence ATGGGACATTGCTATCATCACGCCCTATCGAGCGTGAAAAAATGGGGTGGGGAAGCGGAAGACTATCTTTCGCTGCACCAGTGGTTCGATGAGCCATCCAAACTCATCACTGCTGACTTCCGCCATCGAGCACTCCGCCATCATGCGGAGGGCATCTTCATGCTCGAGCGGTTCTTCGGACCGGCAATCCATATTTCCAGTGGGCGTATCGTCCCCGTCCGGCTGATCGGCGAGCAACATGTCCGCGAAGATCTCGGCTTCATTCCTTCGTTCGCCGACTGGGTCCGGTGCATCCGGCCAGAACCCTGGATGGGGAAGGCGCAGCCTATTCACGCGGCGGTAGATCGGTTTGCGGCTGTAGCCTGA
- a CDS encoding DUF2493 domain-containing protein — protein sequence MTDASDSFDDCQAETGPTHMLLQEMQLFGHRPFEDEPDPRPLPDARLASGAIADIFDALAGCLQHTRIEPDLDDLLWNLVNIFHRAGTQADRKLDDNEQLQRRLQREQDGSEIRSVELERAIREGISLIERRDAMEFFREAASDHYRALLRKAWMPRTGSRANQKALTATLIDSRDFLDARLRQKAASLIPEGTRIAFTGGTDADHRAVWDSLDRARNRHPDMILLHGATPTGAERAAACWAESRGVVQVAFRPDWNRHGKAAPFKRNDRILDALPVGVIIFPGTGIQDNFADKARKMGIPTWDFRNRSS from the coding sequence ATGACCGATGCAAGCGACAGCTTTGACGATTGCCAGGCCGAAACCGGGCCGACCCATATGCTTCTTCAGGAGATGCAGCTTTTTGGACATCGACCCTTCGAGGACGAGCCCGATCCCCGTCCATTGCCTGACGCGCGGCTAGCATCCGGTGCGATCGCCGACATATTCGATGCGCTGGCGGGATGCCTGCAGCACACGCGCATCGAGCCCGATTTGGACGATTTGCTCTGGAACCTCGTCAATATCTTCCACCGCGCCGGCACCCAGGCCGATCGGAAACTCGACGACAATGAGCAACTGCAGCGTCGACTGCAGCGCGAACAGGATGGAAGCGAAATCCGCTCGGTCGAGCTGGAACGCGCGATCCGCGAAGGCATTTCGCTGATCGAGCGGCGCGACGCGATGGAATTTTTCCGCGAAGCCGCTTCCGACCATTATCGCGCGTTGCTGCGCAAAGCCTGGATGCCGCGCACTGGCTCGCGGGCCAATCAAAAGGCGCTGACGGCCACCTTGATCGATAGCCGCGACTTTCTCGACGCCCGCCTTCGGCAGAAAGCGGCGTCACTCATACCCGAGGGCACGCGCATCGCTTTCACTGGCGGTACAGATGCGGATCACCGCGCGGTCTGGGATAGTCTCGACCGGGCGCGAAATCGCCATCCCGACATGATCTTGCTGCATGGCGCGACGCCGACGGGCGCCGAGCGTGCAGCGGCATGCTGGGCCGAAAGCCGGGGCGTGGTTCAGGTCGCCTTTCGGCCCGACTGGAACCGCCACGGAAAGGCGGCGCCGTTCAAGCGGAACGACCGGATACTCGACGCACTGCCGGTGGGGGTCATCATCTTTCCCGGCACCGGCATTCAGGACAATTTCGCCGACAAGGCGCGCAAGATGGGAATTCCGACCTGGGATTTTCGGAACAGATCGAGCTGA
- a CDS encoding DUF932 domain-containing protein encodes MTHPIQAAPADHAPGYKIDISRGQRIGRVSSEWFSRPEDERYLSLNELFDVVRARAEAATARTVETRAIRVEAATDNPERLALVLPDHDAPVAPTHWSFGQLCSLVGAPSGYLRQLPAALAGINMQHGLLAHRGELVKTLETGDGRTELRAVTGPDYGRIWDHELVSAVMKIAGNGTGDTRWKVPGMLDWSTMRHNPLVEVTKDTTTLYASDRDVFLFLVDDMNPIEAGRLPNGDPDLFFRGFYCWNSEVGSKTLGMATFYLRAVCMNRNIWGAEGFEEISIRHSKFAAGRFAQEAAPALERFASSSPGSFLDGIKASRAAIVARDADERQNFLRKRGFSKGETEKIIATVLQEEGHPPSSIFDFVQGINAVARDRPHQDARLELEGKGAKLLASVR; translated from the coding sequence ATGACCCACCCTATCCAAGCGGCGCCCGCCGATCACGCGCCGGGCTACAAGATCGATATTTCGCGCGGTCAGCGCATTGGCCGCGTTTCATCCGAATGGTTCTCGCGCCCCGAGGACGAGCGCTACCTTTCCTTGAACGAGCTTTTTGACGTCGTCCGCGCGCGTGCCGAGGCCGCAACGGCCCGGACAGTCGAGACGCGCGCGATCCGCGTAGAGGCTGCCACCGACAATCCGGAGCGCCTCGCTCTCGTGCTTCCTGACCACGACGCGCCTGTGGCGCCGACCCATTGGTCCTTCGGCCAGCTCTGCAGCCTTGTGGGCGCACCATCGGGCTATTTGCGCCAGCTGCCTGCGGCCCTGGCGGGGATCAACATGCAGCACGGGTTGCTCGCGCATCGCGGCGAGTTGGTGAAAACCCTCGAGACGGGCGACGGCCGCACCGAACTGCGTGCCGTCACCGGCCCGGATTATGGGCGCATCTGGGACCATGAGCTGGTGTCGGCGGTTATGAAGATCGCGGGCAATGGAACGGGCGACACGCGCTGGAAAGTGCCGGGCATGCTCGACTGGTCGACGATGCGGCACAATCCATTGGTCGAGGTCACAAAGGACACGACGACGCTCTATGCGAGCGACCGCGACGTGTTTCTCTTTCTCGTCGACGATATGAACCCGATCGAGGCGGGGCGACTGCCCAACGGGGATCCCGATCTCTTCTTTCGCGGCTTCTACTGCTGGAACAGCGAAGTTGGGTCGAAAACGCTCGGCATGGCGACCTTCTACCTTCGGGCTGTTTGCATGAACCGGAATATCTGGGGCGCGGAAGGCTTTGAGGAAATCAGCATCCGCCACAGCAAGTTCGCCGCGGGACGATTCGCGCAGGAGGCTGCGCCAGCTCTTGAGCGCTTCGCGTCGTCATCGCCAGGTTCATTCCTGGACGGAATCAAAGCGTCTCGGGCTGCCATCGTTGCACGCGATGCCGACGAGCGACAGAATTTCCTGCGCAAGCGGGGTTTCTCGAAAGGCGAGACCGAAAAGATCATCGCCACCGTCCTTCAGGAAGAAGGGCATCCCCCTTCGTCGATTTTCGATTTCGTGCAGGGCATCAACGCTGTGGCCCGTGACCGCCCGCATCAGGACGCGCGGCTGGAGCTTGAAGGAAAGGGAGCAAAACTGCTCGCGTCGGTGCGCTGA
- a CDS encoding DUF7146 domain-containing protein produces the protein MSSSTVDIVRRLGENAEAVCRRYLGNGRREGHYWMVGNIHNERGRSLYVRLPSHHDGALSAGKWTDAESGDHGDLLDIIAASCGHASFRETLEEARRFLSLPMEPPAARNPAPRKHPAGTPQAARRLWAGSKPVAGSLGQAYFLGRRLLDAACADALRFHPNCYYRVSEDDAANCRPAWPAIIAAVTDDAGAITGVHRTWLDPAGGKAPVAYPRRAMGHLLGSGVRFGRAAPMMVFGEGLETLLSVREVLPAMPMIAGLSAAHLAAIAFPDGLRRLYIARDNDDAGRIAFETLAERASGTDIELLPLDSELGDFNADLTTFGHDRVRNAIKAQLCRTDRIEQF, from the coding sequence ATGTCCAGTTCCACTGTCGATATCGTTCGCCGTCTCGGCGAAAATGCCGAAGCCGTCTGTCGACGCTACCTCGGCAACGGCCGGCGCGAAGGCCATTATTGGATGGTCGGCAATATCCATAATGAGCGCGGTCGCAGCCTCTATGTGCGGCTTCCCTCCCATCACGACGGAGCGCTATCGGCCGGCAAATGGACCGACGCCGAAAGCGGGGACCATGGCGACCTCCTCGACATCATCGCAGCGAGCTGCGGACATGCCAGCTTTCGCGAAACGCTAGAAGAGGCACGGCGCTTCCTGAGCCTGCCCATGGAACCGCCTGCAGCCAGAAACCCCGCGCCGCGCAAGCATCCGGCTGGAACGCCCCAAGCCGCCCGGCGGCTCTGGGCCGGGTCGAAACCTGTCGCTGGCAGTCTCGGTCAAGCCTACTTTCTTGGCCGACGCCTCCTGGACGCTGCCTGCGCCGACGCGCTTCGGTTTCACCCGAACTGCTATTACCGCGTCTCCGAGGACGATGCCGCCAATTGCCGGCCTGCCTGGCCTGCGATTATCGCAGCCGTCACCGATGACGCCGGCGCGATCACCGGAGTCCACCGTACCTGGCTCGACCCCGCAGGCGGCAAGGCACCCGTCGCCTATCCGCGCCGCGCCATGGGGCATCTGCTCGGGTCTGGCGTCCGATTCGGGCGGGCCGCTCCGATGATGGTATTTGGCGAGGGGCTGGAAACATTGCTCTCTGTCCGCGAGGTCCTGCCGGCAATGCCGATGATCGCGGGCCTGTCGGCAGCGCATCTCGCAGCGATCGCATTTCCGGATGGACTGAGACGCCTCTACATTGCGCGTGATAACGATGACGCTGGCCGGATTGCCTTCGAGACGCTTGCCGAGCGCGCAAGTGGCACAGACATCGAGCTGCTTCCCCTTGATTCCGAACTTGGCGACTTCAATGCCGATCTGACCACATTTGGGCACGACCGGGTCAGGAACGCTATCAAAGCGCAGCTGTGTCGAACCGACCGAATTGAGCAATTCTGA